In Monodelphis domestica isolate mMonDom1 chromosome 4, mMonDom1.pri, whole genome shotgun sequence, one DNA window encodes the following:
- the KHDRBS1 gene encoding KH domain-containing, RNA-binding, signal transduction-associated protein 1 isoform X4: MQRRDDPVARLCRPLGRGGAVDPSGAHPPPRQAPSRQPLPSHRPRGGGGGPRGGGGGSRAAPATQPPPLLPPSATGGGPEVGGGGPAPAPTPLLPPSATAAAKMEPENKYLPELMAEKDSLDPSFTHAMQLLAAEIEKIQKGESKKDDEENYLDLFSHRNMKLKERVLIPVKQYPKFNFVGKILGPQGNTIKRLQEETGAKISVLGKGSMRDKAKEEELRKGGDPKYAHLNMDLHVFIEVFGPPCEAYALMAHAMEEVKKFLVPDMMDDICQEQFLELSYLNGVPEPNRGRGVPVRGRGAAPPPPPVPRCHILRGTLKSWSVSRGGRPGWGRGVGPPRGALVRGAPVRGAITRGASVARGVPPPPAVRGASAPRARATGIQRIPLPPPPAPETYEEYGYDDTYAEQSYEGYEGYYSQGQGDSEYYDYGHGEAQDSYEAYGQDDWNGTRPSLKAPPARPVKGSYREHPYGRY, encoded by the exons ATGCAGCGCCGGGACGACCCCGTCGCGCGGCTGTGCCGGCCCCTGGGCCGCGGCGGCGCCGTGGATCCCTCAGGCGCCCACCCGCCGCCGCGCCAGGCGCCGTCCCGGCAGCCGCTGCCCTCTCACCGGCCCCGGGGCGGCGGCGGAGGCCCTCGCGGAGGTGGCGGAGGCTCTCGGGCCGCGCCGGCCACACAGCCGCCGCCGTTGCTGCCACCCTCGGCCACTGGCGGGGGCCCCGAGGTGGGCGGGGGTGGCCCGGCGCCGGCCCCGACCCCTCTGCTGCCGCCCTCCGCCACGGCCGCCGCCAAAATGGAGCCTGAGAACAAGTACCTGCCCGAGCTCATGGCGGAGAAGGATTCGCTCGACCCGTCCTTCACCCACGCCATGCAGCTGCTGGCCGCAG AAATCGAGAAGATTCAGAAGGGTGAATCAAAGAAAGATGATGAGGAGAACTACCTGGATTTATTTTCTCACAGGAACATGAAATTGAAGGAAAGAGTCCTTATACCAGTAAAACAGTATCCCAAG TTTAATTTTGTGGGGAAGATCCTAGGACCTCAAGGGAACACAATCAAAAGACTGCaagaggaaactggggccaaAATATCAGTATTGGGAAAAGGTTCCATGAGAGACAAAGCGAAG GAGGAAGAACTTCGCAAAGGAGGAGACCCTAAGTATGCCCATTTAAACATGGACCTGCATGTGTTCATTGAAGTTTTTGGGCCCCCTTGTGAGGCTTATGCCCTCATGGCTCATGCTATGGAAGAGGTTAAGAAGTTCCTTGTGCCG gaTATGATGGATGATATCTGCCAGGAACAGTTTCTCGAATTATCTTATCTGAATGGCGTACCTGAGCCTAATCGTGGGCGTGGGGTACCAGTAAGaggaaggggagcagctcctcCACCTCCACCTGTTCCCAG GTGCCACATTTTAAGAGGGACATTGAAAAGCTGGAGTGTGTCCAGAGGAGGGCGACCAGGATG GGGCCGTGGTGTTGGGCCTCCCCGGGGAGCCCTGGTCCGTGGTGCTCCAGTGAGAGGGGCCATCACTAGAGGTGCCAGTGTGGCCCGTGGGGTGCCTCCCCCTCCAGCAGTAAGGGGAGCCTCTGCTCCAAGAGCCCGAGCCACAGGCATCCAGAGAATACCTCTTCCTCCACCCCCAGCACCAGAGACTTACGAAGAATAT GGATATGATGATACCTATGCTGAGCAGAGTTATGAAGGATATGAAGGCTATTATAGCCAGGGCCAAGG GGACTCGGAGTATTATGACTATGGACATGGAGAGGCACAAGATTCTTATGAAGCTTATG GTCAAGACGACTGGAATGGGACAAGGCCCTCCCTGAAGGCCCCTCCAGCTAGGCCAGTGAAGGGGTCATACAGAGAGCACCCATATGGACGTTATTAA
- the KHDRBS1 gene encoding KH domain-containing, RNA-binding, signal transduction-associated protein 1 isoform X2 produces the protein MQRRDDPVARLCRPLGRGGAVDPSGAHPPPRQAPSRQPLPSHRPRGGGGGPRGGGGGSRAAPATQPPPLLPPSATGGGPEVGGGGPAPAPTPLLPPSATAAAKMEPENKYLPELMAEKDSLDPSFTHAMQLLAAEIEKIQKGESKKDDEENYLDLFSHRNMKLKERVLIPVKQYPKFNFVGKILGPQGNTIKRLQEETGAKISVLGKGSMRDKAKEEELRKGGDPKYAHLNMDLHVFIEVFGPPCEAYALMAHAMEEVKKFLVPDMMDDICQEQFLELSYLNGVPEPNRGRGVPVRGRGAAPPPPPVPRGRGVGPPRGALVRGAPVRGAITRGASVARGVPPPPAVRGASAPRARATGIQRIPLPPPPAPETYEEYGYDDTYAEQSYEGYEGYYSQGQGDSEYYDYGHGEAQDSYEAYGKRFGGIGKRSGEAKILAAGQSFQDEVLKNCCGISQSRITSRLDTQMWKRSPFLGSRRTPGAAARPDLEQPALPPARPCRGRLRGQPPLAGGT, from the exons ATGCAGCGCCGGGACGACCCCGTCGCGCGGCTGTGCCGGCCCCTGGGCCGCGGCGGCGCCGTGGATCCCTCAGGCGCCCACCCGCCGCCGCGCCAGGCGCCGTCCCGGCAGCCGCTGCCCTCTCACCGGCCCCGGGGCGGCGGCGGAGGCCCTCGCGGAGGTGGCGGAGGCTCTCGGGCCGCGCCGGCCACACAGCCGCCGCCGTTGCTGCCACCCTCGGCCACTGGCGGGGGCCCCGAGGTGGGCGGGGGTGGCCCGGCGCCGGCCCCGACCCCTCTGCTGCCGCCCTCCGCCACGGCCGCCGCCAAAATGGAGCCTGAGAACAAGTACCTGCCCGAGCTCATGGCGGAGAAGGATTCGCTCGACCCGTCCTTCACCCACGCCATGCAGCTGCTGGCCGCAG AAATCGAGAAGATTCAGAAGGGTGAATCAAAGAAAGATGATGAGGAGAACTACCTGGATTTATTTTCTCACAGGAACATGAAATTGAAGGAAAGAGTCCTTATACCAGTAAAACAGTATCCCAAG TTTAATTTTGTGGGGAAGATCCTAGGACCTCAAGGGAACACAATCAAAAGACTGCaagaggaaactggggccaaAATATCAGTATTGGGAAAAGGTTCCATGAGAGACAAAGCGAAG GAGGAAGAACTTCGCAAAGGAGGAGACCCTAAGTATGCCCATTTAAACATGGACCTGCATGTGTTCATTGAAGTTTTTGGGCCCCCTTGTGAGGCTTATGCCCTCATGGCTCATGCTATGGAAGAGGTTAAGAAGTTCCTTGTGCCG gaTATGATGGATGATATCTGCCAGGAACAGTTTCTCGAATTATCTTATCTGAATGGCGTACCTGAGCCTAATCGTGGGCGTGGGGTACCAGTAAGaggaaggggagcagctcctcCACCTCCACCTGTTCCCAG GGGCCGTGGTGTTGGGCCTCCCCGGGGAGCCCTGGTCCGTGGTGCTCCAGTGAGAGGGGCCATCACTAGAGGTGCCAGTGTGGCCCGTGGGGTGCCTCCCCCTCCAGCAGTAAGGGGAGCCTCTGCTCCAAGAGCCCGAGCCACAGGCATCCAGAGAATACCTCTTCCTCCACCCCCAGCACCAGAGACTTACGAAGAATAT GGATATGATGATACCTATGCTGAGCAGAGTTATGAAGGATATGAAGGCTATTATAGCCAGGGCCAAGG GGACTCGGAGTATTATGACTATGGACATGGAGAGGCACAAGATTCTTATGAAGCTTATG GGAAGCGTTTTGGAGGCATTGGGAAAAGATCCGGGGAGGCTAAAATATTGGCAGCAGGGCAGAGTTTCCAGGATGAG GTACTTAAAAACTGTTGTGGAATTTCCCAAAGTAGAATAACTAGCCGGTTGGATACCCAAATGTG
- the KHDRBS1 gene encoding KH domain-containing, RNA-binding, signal transduction-associated protein 1 isoform X5 gives MQRRDDPVARLCRPLGRGGAVDPSGAHPPPRQAPSRQPLPSHRPRGGGGGPRGGGGGSRAAPATQPPPLLPPSATGGGPEVGGGGPAPAPTPLLPPSATAAAKMEPENKYLPELMAEKDSLDPSFTHAMQLLAAEIEKIQKGESKKDDEENYLDLFSHRNMKLKERVLIPVKQYPKFNFVGKILGPQGNTIKRLQEETGAKISVLGKGSMRDKAKEEELRKGGDPKYAHLNMDLHVFIEVFGPPCEAYALMAHAMEEVKKFLVPDMMDDICQEQFLELSYLNGVPEPNRGRGVPVRGRGAAPPPPPVPRGRGVGPPRGALVRGAPVRGAITRGASVARGVPPPPAVRGASAPRARATGIQRIPLPPPPAPETYEEYGYDDTYAEQSYEGYEGYYSQGQGDSEYYDYGHGEAQDSYEAYGQDDWNGTRPSLKAPPARPVKGSYREHPYGRY, from the exons ATGCAGCGCCGGGACGACCCCGTCGCGCGGCTGTGCCGGCCCCTGGGCCGCGGCGGCGCCGTGGATCCCTCAGGCGCCCACCCGCCGCCGCGCCAGGCGCCGTCCCGGCAGCCGCTGCCCTCTCACCGGCCCCGGGGCGGCGGCGGAGGCCCTCGCGGAGGTGGCGGAGGCTCTCGGGCCGCGCCGGCCACACAGCCGCCGCCGTTGCTGCCACCCTCGGCCACTGGCGGGGGCCCCGAGGTGGGCGGGGGTGGCCCGGCGCCGGCCCCGACCCCTCTGCTGCCGCCCTCCGCCACGGCCGCCGCCAAAATGGAGCCTGAGAACAAGTACCTGCCCGAGCTCATGGCGGAGAAGGATTCGCTCGACCCGTCCTTCACCCACGCCATGCAGCTGCTGGCCGCAG AAATCGAGAAGATTCAGAAGGGTGAATCAAAGAAAGATGATGAGGAGAACTACCTGGATTTATTTTCTCACAGGAACATGAAATTGAAGGAAAGAGTCCTTATACCAGTAAAACAGTATCCCAAG TTTAATTTTGTGGGGAAGATCCTAGGACCTCAAGGGAACACAATCAAAAGACTGCaagaggaaactggggccaaAATATCAGTATTGGGAAAAGGTTCCATGAGAGACAAAGCGAAG GAGGAAGAACTTCGCAAAGGAGGAGACCCTAAGTATGCCCATTTAAACATGGACCTGCATGTGTTCATTGAAGTTTTTGGGCCCCCTTGTGAGGCTTATGCCCTCATGGCTCATGCTATGGAAGAGGTTAAGAAGTTCCTTGTGCCG gaTATGATGGATGATATCTGCCAGGAACAGTTTCTCGAATTATCTTATCTGAATGGCGTACCTGAGCCTAATCGTGGGCGTGGGGTACCAGTAAGaggaaggggagcagctcctcCACCTCCACCTGTTCCCAG GGGCCGTGGTGTTGGGCCTCCCCGGGGAGCCCTGGTCCGTGGTGCTCCAGTGAGAGGGGCCATCACTAGAGGTGCCAGTGTGGCCCGTGGGGTGCCTCCCCCTCCAGCAGTAAGGGGAGCCTCTGCTCCAAGAGCCCGAGCCACAGGCATCCAGAGAATACCTCTTCCTCCACCCCCAGCACCAGAGACTTACGAAGAATAT GGATATGATGATACCTATGCTGAGCAGAGTTATGAAGGATATGAAGGCTATTATAGCCAGGGCCAAGG GGACTCGGAGTATTATGACTATGGACATGGAGAGGCACAAGATTCTTATGAAGCTTATG GTCAAGACGACTGGAATGGGACAAGGCCCTCCCTGAAGGCCCCTCCAGCTAGGCCAGTGAAGGGGTCATACAGAGAGCACCCATATGGACGTTATTAA
- the KHDRBS1 gene encoding KH domain-containing, RNA-binding, signal transduction-associated protein 1 isoform X3, with protein sequence MQRRDDPVARLCRPLGRGGAVDPSGAHPPPRQAPSRQPLPSHRPRGGGGGPRGGGGGSRAAPATQPPPLLPPSATGGGPEVGGGGPAPAPTPLLPPSATAAAKMEPENKYLPELMAEKDSLDPSFTHAMQLLAAEIEKIQKGESKKDDEENYLDLFSHRNMKLKERVLIPVKQYPKFNFVGKILGPQGNTIKRLQEETGAKISVLGKGSMRDKAKEEELRKGGDPKYAHLNMDLHVFIEVFGPPCEAYALMAHAMEEVKKFLVPDMMDDICQEQFLELSYLNGVPEPNRGRGVPVRGRGAAPPPPPVPRCHILRGTLKSWSVSRGGRPGWGRGVGPPRGALVRGAPVRGAITRGASVARGVPPPPAVRGASAPRARATGIQRIPLPPPPAPETYEEYGYDDTYAEQSYEGYEGYYSQGQGDSEYYDYGHGEAQDSYEAYGKRFGGIGKRSGEAKILAAGQSFQDEVLKNCCGISQSRITSRLDTQMWF encoded by the exons ATGCAGCGCCGGGACGACCCCGTCGCGCGGCTGTGCCGGCCCCTGGGCCGCGGCGGCGCCGTGGATCCCTCAGGCGCCCACCCGCCGCCGCGCCAGGCGCCGTCCCGGCAGCCGCTGCCCTCTCACCGGCCCCGGGGCGGCGGCGGAGGCCCTCGCGGAGGTGGCGGAGGCTCTCGGGCCGCGCCGGCCACACAGCCGCCGCCGTTGCTGCCACCCTCGGCCACTGGCGGGGGCCCCGAGGTGGGCGGGGGTGGCCCGGCGCCGGCCCCGACCCCTCTGCTGCCGCCCTCCGCCACGGCCGCCGCCAAAATGGAGCCTGAGAACAAGTACCTGCCCGAGCTCATGGCGGAGAAGGATTCGCTCGACCCGTCCTTCACCCACGCCATGCAGCTGCTGGCCGCAG AAATCGAGAAGATTCAGAAGGGTGAATCAAAGAAAGATGATGAGGAGAACTACCTGGATTTATTTTCTCACAGGAACATGAAATTGAAGGAAAGAGTCCTTATACCAGTAAAACAGTATCCCAAG TTTAATTTTGTGGGGAAGATCCTAGGACCTCAAGGGAACACAATCAAAAGACTGCaagaggaaactggggccaaAATATCAGTATTGGGAAAAGGTTCCATGAGAGACAAAGCGAAG GAGGAAGAACTTCGCAAAGGAGGAGACCCTAAGTATGCCCATTTAAACATGGACCTGCATGTGTTCATTGAAGTTTTTGGGCCCCCTTGTGAGGCTTATGCCCTCATGGCTCATGCTATGGAAGAGGTTAAGAAGTTCCTTGTGCCG gaTATGATGGATGATATCTGCCAGGAACAGTTTCTCGAATTATCTTATCTGAATGGCGTACCTGAGCCTAATCGTGGGCGTGGGGTACCAGTAAGaggaaggggagcagctcctcCACCTCCACCTGTTCCCAG GTGCCACATTTTAAGAGGGACATTGAAAAGCTGGAGTGTGTCCAGAGGAGGGCGACCAGGATG GGGCCGTGGTGTTGGGCCTCCCCGGGGAGCCCTGGTCCGTGGTGCTCCAGTGAGAGGGGCCATCACTAGAGGTGCCAGTGTGGCCCGTGGGGTGCCTCCCCCTCCAGCAGTAAGGGGAGCCTCTGCTCCAAGAGCCCGAGCCACAGGCATCCAGAGAATACCTCTTCCTCCACCCCCAGCACCAGAGACTTACGAAGAATAT GGATATGATGATACCTATGCTGAGCAGAGTTATGAAGGATATGAAGGCTATTATAGCCAGGGCCAAGG GGACTCGGAGTATTATGACTATGGACATGGAGAGGCACAAGATTCTTATGAAGCTTATG GGAAGCGTTTTGGAGGCATTGGGAAAAGATCCGGGGAGGCTAAAATATTGGCAGCAGGGCAGAGTTTCCAGGATGAG GTACTTAAAAACTGTTGTGGAATTTCCCAAAGTAGAATAACTAGCCGGTTGGATACCCAAATGTG GTTCTAA
- the KHDRBS1 gene encoding KH domain-containing, RNA-binding, signal transduction-associated protein 1 isoform X1, protein MQRRDDPVARLCRPLGRGGAVDPSGAHPPPRQAPSRQPLPSHRPRGGGGGPRGGGGGSRAAPATQPPPLLPPSATGGGPEVGGGGPAPAPTPLLPPSATAAAKMEPENKYLPELMAEKDSLDPSFTHAMQLLAAEIEKIQKGESKKDDEENYLDLFSHRNMKLKERVLIPVKQYPKFNFVGKILGPQGNTIKRLQEETGAKISVLGKGSMRDKAKEEELRKGGDPKYAHLNMDLHVFIEVFGPPCEAYALMAHAMEEVKKFLVPDMMDDICQEQFLELSYLNGVPEPNRGRGVPVRGRGAAPPPPPVPRCHILRGTLKSWSVSRGGRPGWGRGVGPPRGALVRGAPVRGAITRGASVARGVPPPPAVRGASAPRARATGIQRIPLPPPPAPETYEEYGYDDTYAEQSYEGYEGYYSQGQGDSEYYDYGHGEAQDSYEAYGKRFGGIGKRSGEAKILAAGQSFQDEVLKNCCGISQSRITSRLDTQMWKRSPFLGSRRTPGAAARPDLEQPALPPARPCRGRLRGQPPLAGGT, encoded by the exons ATGCAGCGCCGGGACGACCCCGTCGCGCGGCTGTGCCGGCCCCTGGGCCGCGGCGGCGCCGTGGATCCCTCAGGCGCCCACCCGCCGCCGCGCCAGGCGCCGTCCCGGCAGCCGCTGCCCTCTCACCGGCCCCGGGGCGGCGGCGGAGGCCCTCGCGGAGGTGGCGGAGGCTCTCGGGCCGCGCCGGCCACACAGCCGCCGCCGTTGCTGCCACCCTCGGCCACTGGCGGGGGCCCCGAGGTGGGCGGGGGTGGCCCGGCGCCGGCCCCGACCCCTCTGCTGCCGCCCTCCGCCACGGCCGCCGCCAAAATGGAGCCTGAGAACAAGTACCTGCCCGAGCTCATGGCGGAGAAGGATTCGCTCGACCCGTCCTTCACCCACGCCATGCAGCTGCTGGCCGCAG AAATCGAGAAGATTCAGAAGGGTGAATCAAAGAAAGATGATGAGGAGAACTACCTGGATTTATTTTCTCACAGGAACATGAAATTGAAGGAAAGAGTCCTTATACCAGTAAAACAGTATCCCAAG TTTAATTTTGTGGGGAAGATCCTAGGACCTCAAGGGAACACAATCAAAAGACTGCaagaggaaactggggccaaAATATCAGTATTGGGAAAAGGTTCCATGAGAGACAAAGCGAAG GAGGAAGAACTTCGCAAAGGAGGAGACCCTAAGTATGCCCATTTAAACATGGACCTGCATGTGTTCATTGAAGTTTTTGGGCCCCCTTGTGAGGCTTATGCCCTCATGGCTCATGCTATGGAAGAGGTTAAGAAGTTCCTTGTGCCG gaTATGATGGATGATATCTGCCAGGAACAGTTTCTCGAATTATCTTATCTGAATGGCGTACCTGAGCCTAATCGTGGGCGTGGGGTACCAGTAAGaggaaggggagcagctcctcCACCTCCACCTGTTCCCAG GTGCCACATTTTAAGAGGGACATTGAAAAGCTGGAGTGTGTCCAGAGGAGGGCGACCAGGATG GGGCCGTGGTGTTGGGCCTCCCCGGGGAGCCCTGGTCCGTGGTGCTCCAGTGAGAGGGGCCATCACTAGAGGTGCCAGTGTGGCCCGTGGGGTGCCTCCCCCTCCAGCAGTAAGGGGAGCCTCTGCTCCAAGAGCCCGAGCCACAGGCATCCAGAGAATACCTCTTCCTCCACCCCCAGCACCAGAGACTTACGAAGAATAT GGATATGATGATACCTATGCTGAGCAGAGTTATGAAGGATATGAAGGCTATTATAGCCAGGGCCAAGG GGACTCGGAGTATTATGACTATGGACATGGAGAGGCACAAGATTCTTATGAAGCTTATG GGAAGCGTTTTGGAGGCATTGGGAAAAGATCCGGGGAGGCTAAAATATTGGCAGCAGGGCAGAGTTTCCAGGATGAG GTACTTAAAAACTGTTGTGGAATTTCCCAAAGTAGAATAACTAGCCGGTTGGATACCCAAATGTG